In Carya illinoinensis cultivar Pawnee chromosome 9, C.illinoinensisPawnee_v1, whole genome shotgun sequence, the following are encoded in one genomic region:
- the LOC122276881 gene encoding protein FAR1-RELATED SEQUENCE 5-like, with protein MAESYTWLLRTWQEAMLGRAPSTIITDDDKAMAKAIVEVLPNTTHRLCLWHILQKFPEHLAHVYNKFLDFQRDFRHCIHETITISEFEEEWASILMKYDLGENNWLQNLYIRREKWVLAYLRTTFCAGMSTTQRSESMNKFFKDYVRSSTMVSDFVHQYKAAIDARCFKEKKKDVRMKSTRAILKTPLKIEEEASLIYTRKPFMIF; from the coding sequence ATGGCGGAGTCATATACATGGTTATTGAGAACCTGGCAAGAGGCAATGCTTGGGCGTGCCCCTTCAACGATAATTACTGATGATGATAAGGCGATGGCGAAAGCCATTGTAGAGGTACTACCGAATACAACTCATAGGTTGTGCTTGTGGCACATTCTCCAAAAGTTTCCTGAACACTTGGCCCATGTATATAACAAGTTTCTTGACTTTCAAAGAGATTTTCGTCATTGCATCCATGAGACTATTACAATTTCTGAGTTCGAAGAGGAATGGGCATCGATATTGATGAAGTATGATTTAGGAGAAAATAATTGGCTGCAAAATCTTTACATTCGACGAGAAAAGTGGGTTCTGGCTTACTTGCGGACGACATTCTGTGCCGGGATGTCAACAACTCAACGGAGTGAAAGTATgaacaaatttttcaaagactATGTTCGATCCAGTACTATGGTGAGTGACTTTGTTCATCAGTATAAGGCGGCTATAGATGCACGTTGttttaaagagaaaaagaaagatgtgCGAATGAAGTCTACTCGTGCGATATTGAAGACACCTCTTAAAATTGAAGAGGAGGCATCACTGATTTATACAAGAAAGCCTTTTATGATCTTCTAG
- the LOC122276880 gene encoding protein FAR1-RELATED SEQUENCE 9-like, whose translation MGILCKHILCVFGKKGKLDRLPQHYVMERWTINAKSRPIPDIPSPTGLLQLGLDDPMMRRSNSMIQLYDIVELGLQSEEKHSFLTRALEKIHKELLAMEDHVDTEGTHYSNRGETCSIDQVLTSQVVSNFSQTVQDPPRVPTKGRPKSLRSKNPKETQTTKKRRCSICKAEGHAKSNCPSVRDLRPTSVNLSQPM comes from the exons ATGGGGATTCTCTGCAAGCATATCTTGTGTGTTTTTGGCAAGAAAGGTAAGTTAGATAGATTGCCACAGCATTATGTAATGGAAAGATGGACTATTAATGCTAAGAGTCGGCCTATCCCTGACATACCAAGTCCTACAGGGCTCCTTCAGCTAGGATTAGATGATCCTATGATGAGAAGAAGCAATTCCATGATACAACTTTATGACATTGTTGAACTTGGGTTGCAGTCAGAAGAAAAACACAGTTTCCTCACCCGTGCATTAGAGAAGATTCATAAAGAATTACTTGCAATGGAAGATCACGTAGATACTGAGGGAACACATTATTCAAATAGAGGAGAGACTTGCAGTATTGATCAAGTATTAACaagtcaagttgtatcaaacTTTTCACAAACGGTCCAGGACCCTCCACGGGTGCCAACAAAAGGTCGACCAAAGTCTTTGAGATCCAAGAATCCAAAAGAAACgcaaacaacaaagaaaagacgCTGTAGCATTTGCAAGGCTGAAGGACATGCTAAAAGCAATTGCCCTTCAGTAAG GGATCTTCGGCCAACATCTGTCAACCTGTCACAACCAATGTAA
- the LOC122277385 gene encoding receptor-like protein 34: MRTSLMDRVLPLCVMLLLVRCYNVAILVDATIPNIATDQSALLALKFRISHPNPDHNILASNWSSNTSVCNWIGVTCGSRHHRVIALNLSYMGVEGTIPPQIGNLSFLVSLRLKNNSFHGSVPNELSRLYRLKNLNFGFNNFNGEIPSSLGLLSKLQNLFLFGNRFTGAIPQSLSNMSSLERIVLAFNGFSGYIPSFLFNISTLQAIDLGVNKLSGPMPSILFNMPSVQLIDLSSNELSGRLSTDTFDHLPNLKYLRLSHNRFYGGLPSTLFSCKQLQYFWVGSNHFTGRVPPAIGNLTMLMTLYLAENNFTGMLI; encoded by the coding sequence ATGCGAACATCACTCATGGATAGAGTACTCCCCCTTTGTGTGATGCTACTTTTGGTACGATGTTATAATGTGGCTATCTTAGTTGATGCAACCATTCCAAATATTGCCACAGATCAATCTGCTCTTCTTGCCTTAAAGTTTCGTATTTCTCATCCCAACCCTGATCATAATATTCTAGCGAGCAATTGGTCCTCCAATACATCTGTTTGCAATTGGATTGGTGTCACTTGTGGTTCTAGACATCACCGAGTCATAGCCTTGAACCTTTCTTACATGGGTGTTGAGGGTACCATTCCTCCACAGATAGGAAACCTTTCATTTCTTGTTAGTCTAAGACTAAAAAACAATAGTTTTCATGGCTCTGTGCCCAATGAGTTGTCTCGTCTTTACCGGTTGAAAAACTTGAACTTTGGATTCAACAACTTCAATGGAGAAATCCCATCATCTTTGGGACTATTATCCAAACTTCAAAATTTGTTTCTATTTGGTAATAGATTCACAGGTGCTATCCCACAATCCTTATCGAACATGTCTTCCTTGGAAAGGATTGTATTGGCCTTCAATGGGTTCTCGGGTTATATACCTTCCTTCCTCTTCAACATATCTACCTTGCAAGCAATTGATCTTGGAGTTAATAAGCTTTCGGGTCCCATGCCTTCTATTTTGTTTAACATGCCTTCCGTGCAATTGATTGATCTCTCCTCCAACGAGCTCTCAGGGAGACTTTCAACAGATACGTTTGATCATCTTCCCAACTTAAAATATCTTCGACTTTCTCATAACAGATTTTATGGCGGACTTCCATCCACTTTGTTCAGTTGCAAACAGCTACAATATTTCTGGGTGGGGAGTAATCATTTCACCGGAAGAGTACCGCCGGCAATCGGAAACTTAACCATGCTTATGACTTTGTACCTTGCCGAAAACAACTTTACTGGTATGTTAATTTAG
- the LOC122276877 gene encoding uncharacterized protein LOC122276877, with the protein MLETDSSSSSPPVLNVEADPRSPFYLTTADHPSVLFVSEKLHTSNYHSWSRSTFLSLKARNKLGFIDGSLHPPAQTDSLFSSWSKCDTIVLSWLLNSLSPKIAQSVIYIDTSRAMWLELKERFSQGNGPRVLELQTAISALRQNQSHVSTYFTELKVLWDELLYYQPLPMCICRGCTCNSSKTFVAYHHQSYVMTFLMGLTDVFDAVRGQILMMEPLPSINKVFSLVIQEERQRLLSQRHSPSISVESVALATKSDTVVRNFKLPTRSKVTCSHCGISGHTVDRCYKIHGYPPNYKFRDKTKGVNATANAVQNTDLTSLSLTTDQCQQLLALLKTSCFLLHLLQ; encoded by the coding sequence ATGCTTGAGACCGATTCATCCTCTTCTTCCCCTCCCGTTCTCAATGTAGAAGCCGATCCTCGTAGTCCTTTCTATCTAACGACTGCGGATCATCCTAGTGTGCTTTTCGTCAGTGAGAAACTCCACACAAGCAATTACCATTCCTGGAGCCGATCTACGTTTCTTTCCTTGAAAGCGAGAAACAAGTTAGGTTTTATTGATGGATCTCTTCATCCTCCTGCTCAAACTGATTCATTGTTTTCTTCGTGGAGCAAATGTGACACTATTGTCCTCTCTTGGCTCTTAAATTCCTTGTCTCCTAAAATTGCTCAAAGTGTTATTTATATTGATACTTCTCGTGCGATGTGGCTCGAATTGAAGGAGCGTTTTTCTCAAGGGAACGGACCTCGTGTACTTGAGTTGCAGACTGCCATCTCCGCCCTACGACAGAATCAAAGCCATGTAAGTACTTACTTCACTGAATTGAAAGTGCTTTGGGATGAACTGTTGTATTATCAACCTCTACCAATGTGCATCTGTCGAGGCTGTACATGTAATTCATCCAAGACCTTTGTTGCATATCATCACCAGAGTTATGTGATGACATTTCTCATGGGGCTTACTGATGTATTTGATGCCGTGAGAGGCCAGATTTTAATGATGGAACCTCTGCCATCTATTAACAAAGTTTTTAGTCTTGTTATACAAGAAGAACGCCAAAGGCTTCTTAGTCAGAGGCATAGTCCTTCTATATCTGTTGAGTCTGTTGCTTTAGCTACTAAGTCAGACACTGTAGTTAGGAATTTTAAACTTCCTACACGTAGCAAGGTCACCTGTAGTCACTGTGGCATTTCTGGCCATACAGTTGATCGGTGCTACAAAATCCATGGATATCCTCCTAACTATAAATTTCGAGATAAGACTAAAGGTGTTAATGCCACTGCCAATGCTGTTCAGAACACTGATTTGACTTCCTTGTCGCTTACTACGGATCAGTGTCAACAATTACTAGCCTTACTCAAAACTAGCTGCTTCCTTCTCCACCTTCTTCAGTAA